ccgccgcccgcccggggctgggggggcttgTGCGGGGGGGGGCGCTGGCGGCGTGTCCAAGCCGCTGTGGGGCAAGGGCGTGGGGGGACACGACCCACGGACACGGCAGAGGTGCGGGGAGGGAGCGCTGACAGGCGGCGGGGGCACTGcaggctgtgcctgccctgcGTGCGGAAACAGGAGGGCTCTCGCCGCCTTTGCTGTATGTTATTTTATTATATtggggggggaccggggggggggggggggggggacgacgacacGGGACGGGACACCCAGTTTAAGACTTATTTGCACGGGGGTGGAGGCGGTTGGTTCAACGGTGCCGCTCTCCGCCTGGTCTGCAGCTGGTCTTGTCAGTCTGCGTGCCGTGGTGAGGTTGCACTTTCCCCCCAAAGATGGCACTGGATGTCTTTCGTATTTTCTTGGGATATTATTTTTCATCCCCTGGGGAGCCCGGCTCCTGGTTGGTGCAGCTGTAAATCGTTCCCTTTTCACATCCATTCACCCTCGGTCTGTGGTGGATTTGTGTTCAGTGCTTGTGAAGAAGACAGCTTGTTAGGTGGAGTGAATTAGAAGTGAACGTGTTTGGCTTTctagtttcttttttattaatctgGCGACCCTAAAGCCTGCACAGGTGACATTAAATGTAAAACGAAATCTTTGCGGGTTGAGCACAAAGACTTTGTgtcctggcaggagctggctcTTACCATTTATTAGCGGGCAGAGCGATACCTGCTAGAAGAAACCTGTCCTGCGCTTTCTTGTCTGTCCCCGTGCTTCCACGCTGCCATCCCTTTTTCTCTCGAGTGGGGAACAGCTCCGTGCTGGCTGTGGTctgggcaggcaaggcaggctCTTTCTGGTCATTATCGGATGAGTTTTGGAAGTGCTTGATAGCACTtacctttcttctctttcaggtAAACATGTATGACATCTCGGGAGGAGTGAAAAGGGGCTTTCCCCCCAGCTGTCACTAAAAGAAAGCAGTTTGTTCTCTTGGTTCTCTGTATAAATGTGGCAATTAGATACTCGTCTCAATTTTTATATAGGCACAGAACTGTCACTGCAGTTTCCTCAGTCAGCGTTGCAATCTTCGTGTCGATAGCTAGGCAGAATGGAAACGAATTAATGTGCATAACAGTTATTTAAAAGATAGACTAGGAAATGTTGTATTTATTTGAGAAGCTTTTAATCTGTCTTGTGAAAATGGATTTGTTCTTTAACTGTGTtctgaggtttgggggttttggggggttattGTCATCTGCTCTTAACATTCCTTAGGTACTTTTCATTTGACACCTAGTTCATCTTAGCCTTTTCTACCCCTTTTCCTTTCACCCCCTGGCCTGTGGTcagaaaatacttgaaaactgGCTGTTTGCACCCTTGCTTTGATTTTATCAGGAGCATATTAGATTTGTATGCTGAGTTACTTTATTATAGAAAATATCTTGGTTACTTGACAGTACTTAGTTTGAGACTCTGTAGTGCACATACGTCACTTTAGAAAGGAGACTTTCCAAATGTACTAGCAAGCAAATGAGCTGAACTTTCTGGTGCTGCAGGTTCAGACAGAAGAGTGAGAATTTTGCGTGTTCTGTGTTCTGCCATACCAAACATGAACCTGAAGGTGTTCTTGCCTGCAAAAACTTTAGTTTTGGGGGCGTTCAGAATTGCTATTGCCAGTTAGGCAGATGTTGTGTTCAGCAGCGAGTGAGAAGCACTTGCCAAGTAAGCATGCAGGTTAAtactggaatttttttattttttttttttttaaatggcatggGGTCTCCTTTGCATTCCTCATCTATGATGCCATACCATACCCGGGAGTCTCCCCATTACTGGACTTTGGCCAGATCCTCAGCGTTGTTGTAATCCCCTGCTGAAAGAGATCAGTACCAGGTGGCTAGGGCAATTTGTGGTTTGCCATaccatttctgttttcaaaaagtaTCCCCTTCTTTATTCCTCTTTTGCCTTTGatcttgtgtatgtgtgtatatatgtacacacacaatgTTTATTTATACCTTCTGTCTTCTTCTCCTTTTAGGATTTCAGATGCATGCCAGGTTCCCACTGAATGCCAGAAGTAGAGATCACTACAGATGGAGCCCCAAAGTCAGCATGGCAGCGGTGGTTCACTAGTGGTGATTCAGCAGCCCTCCTTGGACAGCCGGCAACGGTTGGACTATGAAAGAGAGAGCCAGCCAACGACTATCTTGTCACTGGACCAGATCAAGGCGATCAGGGGCAGCAATGAATACACCGAAGGTCCATCTGTGGTGAAAAAATCTGGTCCGCGGACAGCACCGAGGCAAGAGAAGCATGAAAGGACTCACGAAATTATACCAATTAATGTGAATAATAACTACGAACACAGACCCAGCCACGTGGGGCATGTGGCGCATCAGCATAACGCCAGGGCTCCTGTCTTGAGCAGATCAACCAGCACGGGGAGCGCGGCCAGCTCTGGGAGCAACAGCAGTGCTTCCTcggagcaggggctgctggggcgGTCCCCTCCATCCCGGCCGGGCTCAGGCCACAGGTCCGATCGGACAATCCGGACGCAGCCCAAGCAGTCGTCTCTGATTGTAGATGATCTGAAGGGTCCTTTGAAAGAGGACTTGGCGCAGCACAAGTTTATCTGCGAACAGTGTGGGAAGTGCAAGTGCGGTGAGTGCACGGCGCCGAGGGCCCTCCCTTCTTGCTTGGCCTGCAACCGGCAGTGCTTGTGCTCTGCCGAGAGCATGGTGGAGTACAGCACCTGCATGTGTTTGGTCAAAGGGATCTTCTACCACTGTTCTAACGACGATGAAGGGGACTCTTACGCGGATAATCCCTGCTCTTGTTCCCAGGCGCATTGCTGTTCTAGGTACCTGTGCATGGGAGCGATGTCCTTGTTTCTGCCTTGCTTGCTCTGCTACCCTCCTGCAAAAGGATGCCTAAAACTCTGTCGAGGGTGTTACGACCGCATCAATCGTCCAGGTTGCCGATGCAAGAACTCAAACACCGTGTATTGTAAACTGGAGAGCTGCCCCTCCCGGGGTCAGGGCAAGCCCTCATGATTTTTGGAGGGAGGTTTACTTCCTCCAACTTCAGTTTTTCAGGTTgtagctgacttttttttttcccctccttcccaccgcccccccccccccccc
The sequence above is drawn from the Strix aluco isolate bStrAlu1 chromosome 4, bStrAlu1.hap1, whole genome shotgun sequence genome and encodes:
- the SPRY1 gene encoding protein sprouty homolog 1, producing MEPQSQHGSGGSLVVIQQPSLDSRQRLDYERESQPTTILSLDQIKAIRGSNEYTEGPSVVKKSGPRTAPRQEKHERTHEIIPINVNNNYEHRPSHVGHVAHQHNARAPVLSRSTSTGSAASSGSNSSASSEQGLLGRSPPSRPGSGHRSDRTIRTQPKQSSLIVDDLKGPLKEDLAQHKFICEQCGKCKCGECTAPRALPSCLACNRQCLCSAESMVEYSTCMCLVKGIFYHCSNDDEGDSYADNPCSCSQAHCCSRYLCMGAMSLFLPCLLCYPPAKGCLKLCRGCYDRINRPGCRCKNSNTVYCKLESCPSRGQGKPS